In a single window of the Rhopalosiphum padi isolate XX-2018 chromosome 1, ASM2088224v1, whole genome shotgun sequence genome:
- the LOC132919092 gene encoding dehydrodolichyl diphosphate synthase complex subunit DHDDS: MSWIRDNSMTWMQRFCAQVLTYGEIPKHVAFIMDGNRRYAKKNCVAKKEGHVRGFDKLAETLQWCLHLGIKEVTVYAFSLDNFKRTQEEIDALFDLAREKFKRLLEEKDKLNEHGVCINVIGNIKKLPDDLVKLIAESMLITKQNNKTYLNVAFSYTGHDELTNAFNQISNGIKNNDLEESDLSVEILDNCMYTYPSPPPDLLIRTSGETRLSDFMLWQCAYSYIYFTSVLWPEFTAWDFMIAIFMYQRNVRAIIPFKLPTKKLSSRAEKFVENVQQNRLNSLYTIA; this comes from the exons ATGTCTTGGATACGCGACAACTCTATGACATGGATGCAACGTTTTTGCGCCCAAGTGCTTACGTATGGAGAGATACCGAAACATGTTGCATTTATAATGGATGGTAATAGGCGTTATGCTAAGAAAAATTGTGTTGCCAAGAAAGAAGGCCATGTACGAGG GTTTGACAAATTAGCTGAAACATTGCAATGGTGCTTGCATTTAGGTATAAAAGAAGTTACTGTGTATGCATTCAGTTTGGATAATTTTAAGCGAACTCAAGAAGAAATCGATGCATTATTTGATCTTGCCCGGGAAAAATTTAAAAGACTTTTGGAagaaaa agaTAAATTGAATGAGCATGGTGTGTGTATTAATGTTATTGGTAACATCAAAAAGTTACCAGATGATTTGGTTAAGTTAATAGCAGAATCAATgcttataacaaaacaaaacaacaaGACATATTTGAATGTTGCATTTTCTTATACTG gacACGATGAATTAACGAATGCATTCAATCAAATATCtaatggtattaaaaataatgatttggaGGAATCCGATTTATCGGTCgaaatattagataattgtaTGTACACATATCCGTCCCCACCACCTGATTTATTAATACGCACATCTGGTGAGACTAGACTGAGTGATTTTATGTTATGGCAg tgtgcttacagttacatttattttacatcagTCTTATGGCCAGAATTTACTGCGTGGGACTTTATGATTGCTATTTTCATGTACCAAAGAAATGTTAGAGCAATTATACCTTTTAAATTACCAACTAAAAAATTGAGTTCAAGGGCtgaaaaatttgttgaaaatgtaCAACAAAATCGGTTAAATAGTCTTTATACAATtgcgtga
- the LOC132919077 gene encoding uncharacterized protein LOC132919077 isoform X1: MHDRLGFIVAVVSCYLVQASLCNRDLFPEGVQLGYRWRATTHVGTVFPSEHLTNYSIEAYFLVQNDQNFTHFQIKEFKTSENQQEYPWITLPFRCVYRDGEVQKFESESGDVAGSLNIKRALATMFQLKLDSLRRPSFASQETGVYGKCNVQYLVTKENNNTNVKKIINFSACNNKLGQQWSNTPPFTCPSSYQDGSMSHSVRTYILDDINVIRYLNIIGTVEFQPFQALAESHHIFVNQTFELDHIFPIGEPITLVSKLDDSIEYDFEHYEDPTMGFKPSNKSLLLSEILDTLGQLTESLSWEIGTTNLDNQTEFRALELMWWLDTSDWMTLYDTIKIGTSYSQETIQHFFWDLVPQVGSASSVEFIRELIKTQKITSFLATGLLITFPYHVRYPNEKLLKDSEILLYLDRDLENEVRKVAILSFASLIHKTCGKGMCSDDTQNKYIKLFLDKFIESTSHSRQMLFIEAFSNMKINNILDFLQPIITDHNRSRHIRLVAIWAAKSATTAHPDKVAEVFWPILTNHSEPLEIRTSALNMLMMSQPTVSRFLTLYWFMQAEPSQQIYNFYYTTINSMANSKYPCYDKYSKIAAQIVRFVQHKWHHWATGNYLLDYEDPMRGYGGIVQTILMANQRTGFPSVLQLTAEQHSFGTSSEFQIHIKAEGLADSLKKELFNTMVKPSGETTDSFKHLHDVLEKAKFAIREDENLHFETIIKINEQTIYCHHLNRTTFKSFALVLKRLSSLYFQFSLNYQRLSFPLRFQRTYFTDFGTPILLQFRTASLLSLRGSIKQTESGKSRDAELDFRYSMDTVTSLKTFNPLSSTWRGADRFRCIHARIPFSTEIITHFFRSYIKASAYRYKNFVDGSKLGIVWHSATKLVPPENTLPAVKKDELLTDDWAFESRDLGAKIATTVFDCQDEGKFSNSLIIIKEAFQISNKNYQAIPGGVAFLGIYSLANYFTFIPPEDSCGLILSLSPLQVVPVFVQEGNTVHVTMNHYDQTLWGLIAHYARIADGNQEISFKLSHSNRERNITITNGYWRLLRFEGSFILPSRKSGALHPPPPLHGQATVSWGYHDSATTMLVSIKPENAHEKWPEQCVIDSPTCLQTASDISTSQIISLQFVNLPSWMIITMHSLFSDFVMDEGNMTTVKFTFPTKLPWTTRGICAVNSVTALSLDNSTTHNFKLDQDCYTIALADCSSSSRFIVGIKMITINSTLSVRILTQNSVMDMVQENSDIKVYINGTEIEVTENGVQYPPKNKDDIFIYRAKKWDEEMTDLEINSGITVQHYGHTVIMLVESKLRGLTCGLCGNFNSENSDELNETPKCVQL, encoded by the exons ATGCACGACAGATTGGGCTTTATAGTCGCCGTCGTATCGT GTTATCTGGTTCAAGCCAGCCTTTGCAATCGTGACCTATTTCCGGAGGGCGTTCAGCTTGGCTACAGATGGAGAGCGACGACGCACGTGGGAACCGTGTTCCCATCGGAGCACTTGACCAACTATTCGATAGAAGCGTACTTTTTAGTCCAAAACGATCAAAATTTCACACACTTTCAA ATTAAGGAATTCAAAACGAGCGAGAACCAACAAGAATACCCGTGGATAACGCTACCGTTCCGATGCGTCTACAGAGATGGCGAAGTACAAAAGTTCGAGAGCGAAAGCGGCGACGTAGCGGGATCATTGAACATAAAAAGAGCATTGGCTACCATGTTTCAACTGAAATTGGATTCCCTGCGGCGCCCGTCGTTTGCCTCACAAGAG acCGGAGTCTATGGAAAATGCAACGTTCAGTACCTTGTGACTaaagaaaataacaatacaaatgtaaagaaaataatCAACTTTTCAGCTTGCAACAATAAGCTTGGACAACAGTGGAGCAATACGCCACCGTTCACATGTCCATCGAGTTatcaa gacGGGAGTATGAGTCATAGTGTTCGAACTTATATTCTAGACGATATCAATGTGATTAGGTATTTGAATATTATCGGTACAGTAGAGTTCCAACCATTCCAAGCATTAGCAGAATCTCATCATATCTTTGTAAA CCAAACATTTGAACTGGATCACATTTTTCCTATCGGCGAACCCATCACGTTGGTATCGAAATTGGACGACTCAATCGAATATGATTTTGAGCACTATGAAGATCCTACAATGGGTTTTAAACCGTCCAATAAGTCTCTTCTTTTGTCAGAA ataCTTGATACACTTGGTCAACTTACAGAAAGTTTAAGCTGGGAAATTGGTACAACTAACCTAGACAACCAGACTGAATTTAGAGCTTTAGAACTCATGTGGTGGTTAGACACATCCGATTGGATGACATTATACGATACCATAAAAATTGGAACCAGTTACTCACAAGAAACCATACA ACACTTCTTTTGGGACTTAGTACCTCAAGTTGGATCAGCTTCTTCGGTTGAATTTATTCGTGAACTAATCAAGACACAAAAAATAACGAGCTTTTTAGCAACAGGGTTGTTAATTACGTTTCCGTACCATGTTAGGTATCCAAACGAAAAACTCTTAAAAGATTccgaaatattattgtatcttgACCGAGATCTAGAAAACGAAGTGAGAAAAGTAGCAATTTTGAGCTTTGCTTCGTTGATACATAAAACGTGTGGTAAAGGAATGTGCTCAGACGATACACAGAACAAgtacatcaaattatttttagacaaaTTTATAG AATCCACTTCTCACAGTCGACAAATGCTGTTCATCGAAGCGTTCAGTAACatgaaaattaacaatatactaGACTTTTTACAACCAATTATTACAGATCACAACCGTTCTAGACACATCCGATTAGTCGCTATTTGGGCTGCGAAATCGGCTACGACTGCACATCCAGATaag GTCGCTGAAGTTTTTTGGCCGATATTGACAAACCACTCTGAACCGTTGGAAATCCGAACATCCGCGCTAAACATGCTCATGATGTCCCAGCCCACAGTGTCACGGTTTTTGACACTCTACTGGTTCATGCAAGCCGAACCGAGCCAACAGATTTATAACTTTTACTACACAACAATCAACTCGATGGCCAATTCCAAATATCCTTGCTACGACAAATA TAGCAAAATAGCCGCACAAATCGTAAGGTTCGTGCAACACAAATGGCATCACTGGGCCACTGGTAACTACCTGTTAGACTACGAGGACCCAATGAGAGGGTACGGTGGAATCGTCCAGACCATCCTGATGGCCAACCAGCGTACCGGGTTTCCGTCCGTGCTCCAGTTAACGGCTGAACAACACTCGTTCGGCACGTCGTCTGAATTTCAGATTCACATAAAAGCCGAAGGGCTAGCCGACAGCTTGAAGAAAGAACTGTTCAATACTATGGTAAAACCATCCGGTGAAACAACCGACTCTTTCAAGCACCTGCATGACGTGCTCGAAAAAGCCAAGTTCGCCATTCGAGAAGACGAAAACCTTCACTTCGAGACGATAATCAAAATCAATGAACAGACCATCTACTGTCATCACTTAAATCGGACCACGTTTAAGAGCTTCGCCCTCG TATTGAAGAGGCTGAGTTCGTTGTATTTCCAGTTCAGTTTAAACTACCAACGTTTATCATTTCCATTACGTTTCCAGCGGACGTATTTCACCGATTTCGGAACGCCAATACTACTACAGTTTAGGACGGCCTCGTTGCTGTCGTTGCGAGGCAGCATCAAGCAGACCGAGAGCGGCAAGTCAAGGGATGCCGAACTAGACTTCAG atACTCCATGGACACCGTTACCAGTCTGAAAACGTTTAACCCACTGAGCAGCACTTGGCGGGGTGCTGACCGTTTCCGTTGCATCCACGCAAGAATACCGTTTTCTACCGAGATAATAACACACTTTTTTAGATCTTACATAAAAGCGTCAGCCTACAGGTACAAGAATTTCGTGGACGGGTCGAAACTGGGAATCGTATGGCATTCTGCGACCAAACTGGTTCCGCCGGAAAACACGTTACCGGCCGTCAAGAAAGACGAATTGCTCACCGAT GATTGGGCTTTCGAGTCGAGAGATTTGGGTGCGAAAATTGCCACTACTGTATTTGACTGCCAAGATGAGGGAAAGTTTTCGAATTCATTGATTATTATCAAAGAAGCATTTCAGATTAGTAACAAAAACTATCA GGCCATACCCGGCGGCGTTGCTTTCCTGGGCATATATTCACTCGCCAACTATTTCACGTTCATTCCTCCAGAAGACAGTTGTGGTTTAATATTGTCCCTGTCACCGTTACAG GTGGTGCCCGTGTTCGTGCAAGAGGGCAATACCGTGCACGTCACGATGAACCACTACGACCAGACGCTGTGGGGCCTGATCGCACACTACGCGCGCATCGCGGACGGCAACCAAGAGATATCGTTCAAGCTGAGCCACTCGAACCGCGAGCGGAACATCACCATCACCAACGGCTACTGGCGGCTGCTGCGGTTCGAGGGGTCGTTCATACTGCCGTCCCGCAAGTCCGGCGCCCTGCACCCCCCGCCGCCACTGCACGGCCAGGCAACCGTTTCGTGGGGCTACCACGACTCGGCCACCACCATGCTCGTGTCCATCAAACCGGAGAACGCCCACGAGAAATGGCCCGAACAGTGTGTCATCGATTCGCCCACGTGTCTGCAGACCGCCAGCGACATATCAACCAGTCAAATCATATCGCTGCAATTCGTCAAC CTACCAAGTTGGATGATAATTACAATGCATTCATTGTTTTCGGATTTCGTGATGGATGAGGGTAATATGACTACTGTCAAATTTACATTTCCAACAAAACTTCCTTGGACCACTCGTG GTATCTGCGCAGTTAATTCTGTAACAGCATTGAGTTTGGATAATTCAACAACACACAATTTCAAGTTAGATCAAGATTGTTACACAATAGCATTAGCAGACTGTTCTTCATCATCTCGTTTTATAGTAGGAATTAAAATGATAACTATTAATTCAACTTTG agTGTGCGAATATTAACACAGAACAGTGTAATGGACATGGTACAAGAAAATTCAGATATAAAAGTGTACATTAATGGAACAGAAATTGAAGTAACTGAAAATGGAGTTCAATACCCGCCAAAAAATAaagatgatatttttatttatag AGCAAAAAAATGGGATGAAGAAATGACTGATCTTGAGATTAATTCTGGAATAACTGTTCAACATTATGGTCATACAGTCATTATGTTAGTTGAAAGTAAATTGCGTGGACTTACATGCGGCCTTTGTGGAAATTTCAACAGTGAAAACAGTGATGAATTAAATGAAACACCAAAATGTGTacaattgtaa
- the LOC132919077 gene encoding uncharacterized protein LOC132919077 isoform X2: MHDRLGFIVAVVSCYLVQASLCNRDLFPEGVQLGYRWRATTHVGTVFPSEHLTNYSIEAYFLVQNDQNFTHFQIKEFKTSENQQEYPWITLPFRCVYRDGEVQKFESESGDVAGSLNIKRALATMFQLKLDSLRRPSFASQETGVYGKCNVQYLVTKENNNTNVKKIINFSACNNKLGQQWSNTPPFTCPSSYQDGSMSHSVRTYILDDINVIRYLNIIGTVEFQPFQALAESHHIFVNQTFELDHIFPIGEPITLVSKLDDSIEYDFEHYEDPTMGFKPSNKSLLLSEILDTLGQLTESLSWEIGTTNLDNQTEFRALELMWWLDTSDWMTLYDTIKIGTSYSQETIQHFFWDLVPQVGSASSVEFIRELIKTQKITSFLATGLLITFPYHVRYPNEKLLKDSEILLYLDRDLENEVRKVAILSFASLIHKTCGKGMCSDDTQNKYIKLFLDKFIESTSHSRQMLFIEAFSNMKINNILDFLQPIITDHNRSRHIRLVAIWAAKSATTAHPDKVAEVFWPILTNHSEPLEIRTSALNMLMMSQPTVSRFLTLYWFMQAEPSQQIYNFYYTTINSMANSKYPCYDKYKIAAQIVRFVQHKWHHWATGNYLLDYEDPMRGYGGIVQTILMANQRTGFPSVLQLTAEQHSFGTSSEFQIHIKAEGLADSLKKELFNTMVKPSGETTDSFKHLHDVLEKAKFAIREDENLHFETIIKINEQTIYCHHLNRTTFKSFALVLKRLSSLYFQFSLNYQRLSFPLRFQRTYFTDFGTPILLQFRTASLLSLRGSIKQTESGKSRDAELDFRYSMDTVTSLKTFNPLSSTWRGADRFRCIHARIPFSTEIITHFFRSYIKASAYRYKNFVDGSKLGIVWHSATKLVPPENTLPAVKKDELLTDDWAFESRDLGAKIATTVFDCQDEGKFSNSLIIIKEAFQISNKNYQAIPGGVAFLGIYSLANYFTFIPPEDSCGLILSLSPLQVVPVFVQEGNTVHVTMNHYDQTLWGLIAHYARIADGNQEISFKLSHSNRERNITITNGYWRLLRFEGSFILPSRKSGALHPPPPLHGQATVSWGYHDSATTMLVSIKPENAHEKWPEQCVIDSPTCLQTASDISTSQIISLQFVNLPSWMIITMHSLFSDFVMDEGNMTTVKFTFPTKLPWTTRGICAVNSVTALSLDNSTTHNFKLDQDCYTIALADCSSSSRFIVGIKMITINSTLSVRILTQNSVMDMVQENSDIKVYINGTEIEVTENGVQYPPKNKDDIFIYRAKKWDEEMTDLEINSGITVQHYGHTVIMLVESKLRGLTCGLCGNFNSENSDELNETPKCVQL, from the exons ATGCACGACAGATTGGGCTTTATAGTCGCCGTCGTATCGT GTTATCTGGTTCAAGCCAGCCTTTGCAATCGTGACCTATTTCCGGAGGGCGTTCAGCTTGGCTACAGATGGAGAGCGACGACGCACGTGGGAACCGTGTTCCCATCGGAGCACTTGACCAACTATTCGATAGAAGCGTACTTTTTAGTCCAAAACGATCAAAATTTCACACACTTTCAA ATTAAGGAATTCAAAACGAGCGAGAACCAACAAGAATACCCGTGGATAACGCTACCGTTCCGATGCGTCTACAGAGATGGCGAAGTACAAAAGTTCGAGAGCGAAAGCGGCGACGTAGCGGGATCATTGAACATAAAAAGAGCATTGGCTACCATGTTTCAACTGAAATTGGATTCCCTGCGGCGCCCGTCGTTTGCCTCACAAGAG acCGGAGTCTATGGAAAATGCAACGTTCAGTACCTTGTGACTaaagaaaataacaatacaaatgtaaagaaaataatCAACTTTTCAGCTTGCAACAATAAGCTTGGACAACAGTGGAGCAATACGCCACCGTTCACATGTCCATCGAGTTatcaa gacGGGAGTATGAGTCATAGTGTTCGAACTTATATTCTAGACGATATCAATGTGATTAGGTATTTGAATATTATCGGTACAGTAGAGTTCCAACCATTCCAAGCATTAGCAGAATCTCATCATATCTTTGTAAA CCAAACATTTGAACTGGATCACATTTTTCCTATCGGCGAACCCATCACGTTGGTATCGAAATTGGACGACTCAATCGAATATGATTTTGAGCACTATGAAGATCCTACAATGGGTTTTAAACCGTCCAATAAGTCTCTTCTTTTGTCAGAA ataCTTGATACACTTGGTCAACTTACAGAAAGTTTAAGCTGGGAAATTGGTACAACTAACCTAGACAACCAGACTGAATTTAGAGCTTTAGAACTCATGTGGTGGTTAGACACATCCGATTGGATGACATTATACGATACCATAAAAATTGGAACCAGTTACTCACAAGAAACCATACA ACACTTCTTTTGGGACTTAGTACCTCAAGTTGGATCAGCTTCTTCGGTTGAATTTATTCGTGAACTAATCAAGACACAAAAAATAACGAGCTTTTTAGCAACAGGGTTGTTAATTACGTTTCCGTACCATGTTAGGTATCCAAACGAAAAACTCTTAAAAGATTccgaaatattattgtatcttgACCGAGATCTAGAAAACGAAGTGAGAAAAGTAGCAATTTTGAGCTTTGCTTCGTTGATACATAAAACGTGTGGTAAAGGAATGTGCTCAGACGATACACAGAACAAgtacatcaaattatttttagacaaaTTTATAG AATCCACTTCTCACAGTCGACAAATGCTGTTCATCGAAGCGTTCAGTAACatgaaaattaacaatatactaGACTTTTTACAACCAATTATTACAGATCACAACCGTTCTAGACACATCCGATTAGTCGCTATTTGGGCTGCGAAATCGGCTACGACTGCACATCCAGATaag GTCGCTGAAGTTTTTTGGCCGATATTGACAAACCACTCTGAACCGTTGGAAATCCGAACATCCGCGCTAAACATGCTCATGATGTCCCAGCCCACAGTGTCACGGTTTTTGACACTCTACTGGTTCATGCAAGCCGAACCGAGCCAACAGATTTATAACTTTTACTACACAACAATCAACTCGATGGCCAATTCCAAATATCCTTGCTACGACAAATA CAAAATAGCCGCACAAATCGTAAGGTTCGTGCAACACAAATGGCATCACTGGGCCACTGGTAACTACCTGTTAGACTACGAGGACCCAATGAGAGGGTACGGTGGAATCGTCCAGACCATCCTGATGGCCAACCAGCGTACCGGGTTTCCGTCCGTGCTCCAGTTAACGGCTGAACAACACTCGTTCGGCACGTCGTCTGAATTTCAGATTCACATAAAAGCCGAAGGGCTAGCCGACAGCTTGAAGAAAGAACTGTTCAATACTATGGTAAAACCATCCGGTGAAACAACCGACTCTTTCAAGCACCTGCATGACGTGCTCGAAAAAGCCAAGTTCGCCATTCGAGAAGACGAAAACCTTCACTTCGAGACGATAATCAAAATCAATGAACAGACCATCTACTGTCATCACTTAAATCGGACCACGTTTAAGAGCTTCGCCCTCG TATTGAAGAGGCTGAGTTCGTTGTATTTCCAGTTCAGTTTAAACTACCAACGTTTATCATTTCCATTACGTTTCCAGCGGACGTATTTCACCGATTTCGGAACGCCAATACTACTACAGTTTAGGACGGCCTCGTTGCTGTCGTTGCGAGGCAGCATCAAGCAGACCGAGAGCGGCAAGTCAAGGGATGCCGAACTAGACTTCAG atACTCCATGGACACCGTTACCAGTCTGAAAACGTTTAACCCACTGAGCAGCACTTGGCGGGGTGCTGACCGTTTCCGTTGCATCCACGCAAGAATACCGTTTTCTACCGAGATAATAACACACTTTTTTAGATCTTACATAAAAGCGTCAGCCTACAGGTACAAGAATTTCGTGGACGGGTCGAAACTGGGAATCGTATGGCATTCTGCGACCAAACTGGTTCCGCCGGAAAACACGTTACCGGCCGTCAAGAAAGACGAATTGCTCACCGAT GATTGGGCTTTCGAGTCGAGAGATTTGGGTGCGAAAATTGCCACTACTGTATTTGACTGCCAAGATGAGGGAAAGTTTTCGAATTCATTGATTATTATCAAAGAAGCATTTCAGATTAGTAACAAAAACTATCA GGCCATACCCGGCGGCGTTGCTTTCCTGGGCATATATTCACTCGCCAACTATTTCACGTTCATTCCTCCAGAAGACAGTTGTGGTTTAATATTGTCCCTGTCACCGTTACAG GTGGTGCCCGTGTTCGTGCAAGAGGGCAATACCGTGCACGTCACGATGAACCACTACGACCAGACGCTGTGGGGCCTGATCGCACACTACGCGCGCATCGCGGACGGCAACCAAGAGATATCGTTCAAGCTGAGCCACTCGAACCGCGAGCGGAACATCACCATCACCAACGGCTACTGGCGGCTGCTGCGGTTCGAGGGGTCGTTCATACTGCCGTCCCGCAAGTCCGGCGCCCTGCACCCCCCGCCGCCACTGCACGGCCAGGCAACCGTTTCGTGGGGCTACCACGACTCGGCCACCACCATGCTCGTGTCCATCAAACCGGAGAACGCCCACGAGAAATGGCCCGAACAGTGTGTCATCGATTCGCCCACGTGTCTGCAGACCGCCAGCGACATATCAACCAGTCAAATCATATCGCTGCAATTCGTCAAC CTACCAAGTTGGATGATAATTACAATGCATTCATTGTTTTCGGATTTCGTGATGGATGAGGGTAATATGACTACTGTCAAATTTACATTTCCAACAAAACTTCCTTGGACCACTCGTG GTATCTGCGCAGTTAATTCTGTAACAGCATTGAGTTTGGATAATTCAACAACACACAATTTCAAGTTAGATCAAGATTGTTACACAATAGCATTAGCAGACTGTTCTTCATCATCTCGTTTTATAGTAGGAATTAAAATGATAACTATTAATTCAACTTTG agTGTGCGAATATTAACACAGAACAGTGTAATGGACATGGTACAAGAAAATTCAGATATAAAAGTGTACATTAATGGAACAGAAATTGAAGTAACTGAAAATGGAGTTCAATACCCGCCAAAAAATAaagatgatatttttatttatag AGCAAAAAAATGGGATGAAGAAATGACTGATCTTGAGATTAATTCTGGAATAACTGTTCAACATTATGGTCATACAGTCATTATGTTAGTTGAAAGTAAATTGCGTGGACTTACATGCGGCCTTTGTGGAAATTTCAACAGTGAAAACAGTGATGAATTAAATGAAACACCAAAATGTGTacaattgtaa